The Chitinophagales bacterium genomic sequence TGATTGTGTACTACACCTTTGATGTCTGAAAATTTAATTATTTTATCTATATGATTATTTTCTATTAATTTCCATTCTAAATGATTATCTCTTAGTGCTGGAATAATGAATGGTAGTTTTGCAGTTTCATAAATCTGTTGTTCACTTTCAAAATCTGTTTTGCTATTGAGTTGTTCCTTAACTTTATTGAAGTGACTTTCATCAGATGAAAGTTTAAATAATTCAAATGTAAAATTATCTTCAGAACAAAAATGAAGTTGAATTGGATATTGTTGATATTTGTTTTTTATAGTAGATTGAATATCATTATTTGTTGTAGCTATTAAAATATCAATCTGTTCTAGAATAGGAAATAATCGTCTGATGTTGCCACAAAGTTGAATTGGAAAACTGTATTCGGTTTGTAGTTCTTCAATAATCTCCAACGCTAAATTTTCTAAAGTAACATATAAAAACGAGTTGGCATTTTGTTGTAGAAACTCTATTTGTTCTAAGATATTTTGTTGTGTTTTAGCACCAAATCCTTTTAGCGTAATTAAACGATTTTCTTTACAAGCATAATACAATTCGCCTATGCTTTCAATTTCTAAATCTTGCCAAAGCAAACGAATCTTTTTTGGACCAATGCCTTTTATTGCCAACAAATCTACGACACCACTTGGCGTAACTTGTAAATATTTGTCTAGTAAATCTAAGTGACCAGTTTGACATAAATGAAAAATTTTGGCTGCAATTGCTTTTCCAATGCCTTCTATTTGTTCTAATTCATTGATATTTAGATTTTGCAAAGGCGTTGCTATGTTTTTTATATGTCGAGCCGCAAAGTTGTAACTTTTGTATTTAAAAGGATTTTCGTCGTGTAATTCCATTAGTTTTGCCAACAAATCGAAGTGTTGTGCAATGCTTCTATTATCCATGCAATAAAGATAAGTTATTTATTAGTCATTTGGAATTAGTCATTGGTTAGTAGTTGTCCGTCCCTGAAATAGGTTGACCGTTTTGGTTTGTTTGCTAAGTAGATGCTGAAACGAGTTCAGTAAGTGTTGGAGATGCTTTTGCTTTGCTCAGAGCATGACGACAGTATAATGAGATATTTCACTATCGCTCAATATATGAAAAACAAGTGATTATTGATCTAATGGCAAATCACGAATATATCATTATTGTAGGTGAACGCTGTAATTGTATTTGTCTAATAAGCGACTGCCTTTGATGCTAAGTAATGTACCATTTTTTTGTAGTAACTCTTTTTTGGTAAATATTGCTATTCCTAGTAAATCATCATCTGCTAAAATATCATAGGTTGATGCGTAATCTTTATTTTGATAGGCAGATTGTAGTGCTGCAAAATTATTGCTAACTTTCTTAGAAATTGCGTCTAAACTTATGCCTGTATCTTCTTCAATTAGTACTACTGCAAGCATATCGTCATTATTGAACTTTTTTAATGCAAGTACTGTTTCGTAAGAAGATTTGTTATAGTCGAAAATAGTATATGTTTTATGAATTACGGTAGCACTGTCTTTGTTGCCTTGTAGTACAATAATAAAGACTTCGTCGTTTTGCGAAGCTAGTGTAGTAAAGTTTTCACTTAGATTTATTGCTTCAACTTGTAAGTTGGTTTTTATATTGCTTGTTTTTTGTAATTGCTTTTGTGTAGAACAAGCGGTTGTAAGCAATAACACAATAAATCCTATATGTGTAATTTTCATTTTAATAGATACTTAGAAACTAATTTCGTTTAAGTTGATTGTTTTTTGGATTTGTTGTGTACCTGCTTTGTCATAAATTTCTAAACTAATTTCTATTGGACTAGCATTCCAATTGATGTTTATCATTCCAAAGTTTAAGTCATTAAATCCATCACCAATTCTATAACTATTTGTAGCTAAACTATTTTCTGTATGCGTTAATCCACTAGAAGTTAAATCGTAAATTGGATAATTGCCTGTTGGTTGACGCATACTTAATTCTGCATAGTGTACATCGCCACTAATAACAAATACACCATTGGCTTGCGTTTTTCTAATCAAGCTAAAAAATCTATCCAGTTCTATTGGATAGTTTGCCCAAGATTCCCAGCCATTTGCTTCGATACAAAGTTGTGTACTAGAGCCAATAATTCTAATTTTAGCTGGTTTCTTTAGCTCATTTTCTAGCCAAGTCCATTGTTCTTCACCTAGTAATCCTTTAGCACTATCTAGTGTAGGTTGTATTGGTTCGCCACCAATAAAATCTTTAAACCATCTAGTATCTAATAAAATTACTTGTACTCGATGTGCTTCATCGCCATAATTATAAGTAGAAAAAACACCATTGTGTCCGTATATATCTTGACTACTTGGTACTTGCCAAAATTGTACAAATTTATTTTTAGCAACATATTTATAAGGAAATTCTCTTCCAGCATTATTTGTACCATAATCATGGTCGTCCCAAGTTGCAATCATAGGTACATTTCTTCTTAGATTTTTAAACGCCGCATCTGCTGCTAATAAATTATACTGTAAATCAAACCATTCTCCATAATCTGCATTTAAAGGATTGTCGGCATAAACTGCATCACCCATAGAAATATACAAGTCTGGATTTTTATCGACAATGGTATTAAAAATTCCTTTATCTCCTATTTGATTAGAACAAGAGCCAAACGCAATTTTACTGACTTGTTCTTCGTAAGGTTCTTCATAGCTTTTGTCTTTTGAACATGACCATAGCATTGCTACAGATAAGATGATGAGTAATTTTTTCATTGTATTGTTATTTTAGTTGATAAAGGTACCAATATTTTCGCCTTGTAAAACTCTTAATATATTGCCTCTTGTATGAATATCAAAAACGATGATTGGCATATTATTTTCTTTACACAAAGCAAAAGCTGTTTGGTCCATTACTCTGATGTTTTTCTGCATGACTTCATCAAAAGAAACTTTTTCGTATTTTATTGCATTTGGATCTTTTTTTGGATCGGCAGAATATACACCATCTACATTAGTGCCTTTTAAAATGACATCGGCTTCTATTTCGTTGGCTCTAAGTGCAGCTGCTGTATCTGTAGTGAAAAATGGATTACCAGTTCCTGCTACAATAATAATACATCTTCCTTTTTCGAGATGACGAATGGCTCTTCTTCTAATATATTGTTCGCATACTTGAGATACATCAAGTGCAGACATTAGTCGAGTGTAAATGCCTTTAGCTTCTAAAGCACCTTGTAATGCCATACCATTGATAACTGTAGCCAACATTCCCATATAATCGCCTTGAGCTCTTTCTATGCCAATGCTGTCTGCTTGTAAACCACGAAAAATGTTGCCACCACCAACAACAATTCCGACTTGATAACCTGCTTTGATAACGCTTACAATTTCATCGGCAAATTGGTTTAAAGTTTCTGGATTGATGCCATGACCTTTTTCGCCCATTAGTGCTTCGCCACTAAGTTTAAGTAAAATTCTTTTGATTGGTTGTTGTGTCATTTTTTTTGGTTTTATAAAAATAGCAAAAAAAAAGAGAGCTAAAAAAGCTCTCTTTAAAATTTATTACGCTAAAGTAACTCGTTTAAAATCTACGATAGCCAAATCTTTATCTTCCGACTTTACATATTCATCAACCGTTTGCTTGTTGTTCTTAACAAATGGCTGCGTTAGTAATGTAGCTTCTTTCAACATTTTAGCTACAGCACCATCAGCAATTTTATCTAAAATTTGCTCTGGTTTACCTTCTTCTTTTGCTTTTTCTAATGCAATTTGTCTTTCTCTGTCTTTCATTTCATCAGACACACCAGATGCATCTACAGCGATTGGAGCCATAGCCGCAATTTGCATTGCTACATCTTTACCTACAGCAGTGTTAGCATCGTTTAACGCTTTGTTTAACTCTACTAAAACACCCATTCTGTAACCCATGTGAATATAAGGAACGATGCCTTCGCCTTCCATGAATTCGTATTTTTTTACTTCGATTTTCTCGCCAATCTTAGCAACAGTATCTAGCAATTTATCTTTGATAGTTACGCCATCTAATTGTTGTTCGTTTAATGCTTCTACCGATTTAATTCTGTTGTTTAAAGCTACATCTGCAATAGATTTTGCTAAGTTGATGAAGTCTTCGTTTTTAGCAACGAAATCTGTTTCGCTACTTAAGTTTACTGCTACACCAAATTTTCCATCTTCAGTAGTAATTGCTACTACTACACCTTCGTTAGCTTCTCTTTCTGCTCTGTTAGCTGCAATTTTAGCACCTTTTTTTCTAAGGTAGTCTATAGCTTCTTCAAAATTTCCGTTTGTTTCTACTAAAGCTTTTTTGCAGTCCATTAAACCTGCACCTGTTTCTTGTCTTAATTTATTTACATCTGCTGCTGTTATTGTAACTGACATGATGATATTTTTTTGTTTTGATTAAAATTATTCTTCTGTTTTTGTTTCTTCTGGTTTAGCTTTTTCTTCTTGAGCTGATTGCATTGCATCTTTATCTTTTTTTCTTTCTGCTAAACCGTCTTTAATTTGATCTACGATGTATTGCGTAATTACTTTAATAGATTTTGTAGCATCGTCGTTAGCAGGAATTGGAAAGTCTACTAAGTTTGGATCTGCATTTGTATCTACCATTGCAAAAGTTCTTAAACCTAATTTTTTAGCTTCTGCTAGTGCAATATGCTCGTGATTGATATCTACCATAAACAAAGCAGCTGGAGTTCTTGGTAAGTTTTCGATACCACCTAACACTTTGTCTAATTTTTGTTGTTGACGAGAAAGTATTAATCTTTCTTTTTTAGTGATGTTGGTTACATTACCATCAGACAACATTTTTTCTATGTTTTGTTTTTTCTTGATAGATTTTCTGATAGTAACAAAGTTTGTTAGCATACCACCCAACCATCTTTCGGTAACAAAAGGCATATTGATTTCTTGTGCTGCTTGAGCTACAATATCTTTAGCTTGTTTTTTTGTAGCCACAAATAAAATTTTTCTACCAGATTTTGCAATTGATTTAAGTGCAGCACCAGCTTCTTCTAATTTTTCTTGTGTTCTATTTAAGTCTATAATGTGAATACCTTTTTTCTCCATGAAAATATAAGGTAACATTTTTGGATTCCATTTCTTTTTAAGGTGACCGAAGTGTACACCTGCATCCAATAGTTCTTGTTGAGATATTTTAGACATTCTATAATTTTTTTGAATGATGGATTAATATTATCTTTTACTAAATTGAAAGCTTTTTCTCGCTTTTTTCTGACCAAATTTCTTTCTTTCAACCATTCTTGGATCACGAGTGGTTAATTTTTCGGCTTTAAGAGCAGGTTTTAATTCTTCATCAATTTTTATTAATGCTCTTGAGATACCTAAAGAAATAGCTTCTGCTTGTCCTTTGATACCACCACCTTTTACATTTACTAAGATGTCGTATTTGCCATCTTGTTCTGTAACTGCTAAAGGTCTTAAAGCTCTATCTCTTAAGAATTTTAAATTGATATAGTCTTCGATATCTTTACCGTTGATGGTAACTTTACCATTACCTGTTTGAAGATAAACTCTTGCAATAGCATTTTTTCTTCTGCCTAAGCCGTTGATTAAATTTACTTTATTTGCCATGTTATATGTTTAATGGTTGAGGATTTTGTGCTGCATGTGGATGTTCGCTACCTGCATATACACTTAATTTTTTATACATTGCTCTTCCTAATTTTGTACTAGGCAACATATGTTTAATTGCATTTTCTAAAATAAAAGTTGGTTTTTTGTCTAATGCTTCTTTTGGAGTCATTTCTCTTTGTCCGCCTGGATACCCTGTATGACGAATATATTTTTTGTCGTATAGTTTATTACCAGTAAATTTTACTTTTTCTGCATTGATAACTACAACGAAATCGCCAGTATCGATATTAGGTGTGTAAGAAGGTTTGTTTTTTCCTTGTAAGATTTTAGCAATCTCAGAGCTTAGTCTACCTACTGTTTTGTTTTCGGCATCTACCAAGTACCATTTTTGTTGTACTTCTCTTGGCGTAACCGTTTTTGTTTTATAACTTAATGCTTTCACTCTAAAAAATTTTAATATTAATTTTTGGACTGCAAAAGTACTCTTTTAATTTTGAATATTTATCTGTTTTAATAGAAAATAAAAATTACACCTTTGTAACCTATTGATAATCAGTTTAATTTTGGTGTTAAATTTTTATTAAGCAGAAAAATGATAAGAAATTCAGCTAAAATACTTCTTCAAAAGATAAAATATTTAGATTTGTTGCCTACAAATTAAAATAATAGGTTTGTTATAATAAATATACGAAAGAATTACATTTTTTCAACTGTTTTTTCTATAAATCCATCTTTGCTTTGTAAAACTACTTTGTATGCACCATTGGCTAAGTGGTCTAAATCTACTTGAATATTATGTAAGCCAGCAGAATTATATCCTAAATTTTTATTGATGACTTGCTTGCCGCCTATATCGTAAACCAATAAATTTACATCTGTTGATTGTTTTAAATTGTATTGAATAAACAAGTCATTTTGTACAGGATTTGGATATATACTCAACACAATAAAGTCATTGTTGTTTGGTTTAATACCAGTATTAACTTCTTGTAATGGTGTAAAAGGAGCATAGTACATTTTTGGTGCAATTTGTTGAGTTGGTACGGTATCTCTTCTTATCCATCTTGTACCAATGTCTGTATAATAACCAGCTTCCCATCTTTGATTTGGATTTAGTTGATCTACTCTTGGAACAGAATAAAAGTCTGCTTGTGCTTGCGTAGGTTCTAAGTTTAATAAACCATATCCTTTTTTACTTAAGTCTACATATTTAATATGTGGCAAAATAGTTTTGATGATTTGATATACTGGTGGTAATGGAATTGGAGATGCTGGAGAACTAATACTTGTAGTAACAAATTCTACGGCTACGGAACCTTGTCCTGTATTTTTATTATAGTTATTTTGATTATATGGTAAATCCATTGCCCAAGCAGTATGAATATCACCAGTTAATACAATAACATTTTGTATGTTATTATCTAGTATTATATCATACAGTCTTTTTCTTTCTGCTTGATAGCCATCCCATTGGTCGTCGTTTAATACAATGCCAAACGGATTTAACTGTCCCATCATTACCTGTTGTGCTAAGATTTTCCATGTAGCAGTAGAGTTAATGAGTTCATTTTTTAACCAATTTAATTGTTCTGGACCTAGTAAATGTCTAGAAGTATCATTAATTAAATCGCTATTCTGTTTA encodes the following:
- a CDS encoding DNA polymerase/3'-5' exonuclease PolX — translated: MDNRSIAQHFDLLAKLMELHDENPFKYKSYNFAARHIKNIATPLQNLNINELEQIEGIGKAIAAKIFHLCQTGHLDLLDKYLQVTPSGVVDLLAIKGIGPKKIRLLWQDLEIESIGELYYACKENRLITLKGFGAKTQQNILEQIEFLQQNANSFLYVTLENLALEIIEELQTEYSFPIQLCGNIRRLFPILEQIDILIATTNNDIQSTIKNKYQQYPIQLHFCSEDNFTFELFKLSSDESHFNKVKEQLNSKTDFESEQQIYETAKLPFIIPALRDNHLEWKLIENNHIDKIIKFSDIKGVVHNHSKYSDGSNTITEMAQACIDLNYEYLVMSDHSQSAFYANGLKENDIIKQHQEIDKLNQNISPFKIFKSIESDILYDGRLDYPNEILAQFDLIIASVHSQLNMQEDKAMERLIKAIENPYTTILGHMTGRLLLSRKGYPVNHKKIIDACAANRVVIEINANPHRLDIDYTWIDYCMEKGVWISINPDAHNINGIKDIRYGVNVAQKGALLKEMTLNALNLPKFEAWLKENKKW
- a CDS encoding UMP kinase; this translates as MTQQPIKRILLKLSGEALMGEKGHGINPETLNQFADEIVSVIKAGYQVGIVVGGGNIFRGLQADSIGIERAQGDYMGMLATVINGMALQGALEAKGIYTRLMSALDVSQVCEQYIRRRAIRHLEKGRCIIIVAGTGNPFFTTDTAAALRANEIEADVILKGTNVDGVYSADPKKDPNAIKYEKVSFDEVMQKNIRVMDQTAFALCKENNMPIIVFDIHTRGNILRVLQGENIGTFIN
- a CDS encoding alkaline phosphatase family protein, coding for MKKLLIILSVAMLWSCSKDKSYEEPYEEQVSKIAFGSCSNQIGDKGIFNTIVDKNPDLYISMGDAVYADNPLNADYGEWFDLQYNLLAADAAFKNLRRNVPMIATWDDHDYGTNNAGREFPYKYVAKNKFVQFWQVPSSQDIYGHNGVFSTYNYGDEAHRVQVILLDTRWFKDFIGGEPIQPTLDSAKGLLGEEQWTWLENELKKPAKIRIIGSSTQLCIEANGWESWANYPIELDRFFSLIRKTQANGVFVISGDVHYAELSMRQPTGNYPIYDLTSSGLTHTENSLATNSYRIGDGFNDLNFGMININWNASPIEISLEIYDKAGTQQIQKTINLNEISF
- the rplM gene encoding 50S ribosomal protein L13; protein product: MKALSYKTKTVTPREVQQKWYLVDAENKTVGRLSSEIAKILQGKNKPSYTPNIDTGDFVVVINAEKVKFTGNKLYDKKYIRHTGYPGGQREMTPKEALDKKPTFILENAIKHMLPSTKLGRAMYKKLSVYAGSEHPHAAQNPQPLNI
- the rpsB gene encoding 30S ribosomal protein S2 gives rise to the protein MSKISQQELLDAGVHFGHLKKKWNPKMLPYIFMEKKGIHIIDLNRTQEKLEEAGAALKSIAKSGRKILFVATKKQAKDIVAQAAQEINMPFVTERWLGGMLTNFVTIRKSIKKKQNIEKMLSDGNVTNITKKERLILSRQQQKLDKVLGGIENLPRTPAALFMVDINHEHIALAEAKKLGLRTFAMVDTNADPNLVDFPIPANDDATKSIKVITQYIVDQIKDGLAERKKDKDAMQSAQEEKAKPEETKTEE
- a CDS encoding alkaline phosphatase D family protein — encoded protein: MKFVIITLVSIVFSFQIIQAAENTSLPYSLRSAVDESLAPFYHGVASGDPTPNAVIIWTRVTTEDLAGTVNGTWRMATDTLFNNVVQSGTFTTDSTRDFTVKIDVTGLQPYSWYFYEFIVDGKHSLTGRTKTAPVGGVDQLRFAFVSCSNYVSGYFNGYDRIWERNDIDAVLHLGDYIYENNSGYLFDIRTDQEPQKEIITLEDYRLRHSTYKLDKSLMRLHQQFPFICVWDDHETTNNSYTTGADNHTPSTEGSWDVRKHAAQVAYDEWIPIRYPESDDINKIWRKKSYGDLADVFMLDTRLYDRDKQNSDLINDTSRHLLGPEQLNWLKNELINSTATWKILAQQVMMGQLNPFGIVLNDDQWDGYQAERKRLYDIILDNNIQNVIVLTGDIHTAWAMDLPYNQNNYNKNTGQGSVAVEFVTTSISSPASPIPLPPVYQIIKTILPHIKYVDLSKKGYGLLNLEPTQAQADFYSVPRVDQLNPNQRWEAGYYTDIGTRWIRRDTVPTQQIAPKMYYAPFTPLQEVNTGIKPNNNDFIVLSIYPNPVQNDLFIQYNLKQSTDVNLLVYDIGGKQVINKNLGYNSAGLHNIQVDLDHLANGAYKVVLQSKDGFIEKTVEKM
- a CDS encoding elongation factor Ts produces the protein MSVTITAADVNKLRQETGAGLMDCKKALVETNGNFEEAIDYLRKKGAKIAANRAEREANEGVVVAITTEDGKFGVAVNLSSETDFVAKNEDFINLAKSIADVALNNRIKSVEALNEQQLDGVTIKDKLLDTVAKIGEKIEVKKYEFMEGEGIVPYIHMGYRMGVLVELNKALNDANTAVGKDVAMQIAAMAPIAVDASGVSDEMKDRERQIALEKAKEEGKPEQILDKIADGAVAKMLKEATLLTQPFVKNNKQTVDEYVKSEDKDLAIVDFKRVTLA
- the rpsI gene encoding 30S ribosomal protein S9, which produces MANKVNLINGLGRRKNAIARVYLQTGNGKVTINGKDIEDYINLKFLRDRALRPLAVTEQDGKYDILVNVKGGGIKGQAEAISLGISRALIKIDEELKPALKAEKLTTRDPRMVERKKFGQKKARKSFQFSKR